The proteins below come from a single Eptesicus fuscus isolate TK198812 chromosome 5, DD_ASM_mEF_20220401, whole genome shotgun sequence genomic window:
- the LOC103283691 gene encoding prothymosin alpha-like, whose amino-acid sequence MSDTAVDTSSEITTKDSKEKKEVVEEAENGSDAPADGNTHEENGEQEADSEVDEEEEEGGGEEEEEEEGDGEEEDGDEDEEAEAAEDDEDDSVDTKKQKTDEDD is encoded by the coding sequence ATGTCAGACACGGCCGTGGACACCAGCTCCGAGATCACCACCAAGGACtccaaggagaagaaggaagttgtggaggaggcagagaatggaAGCGATGCACCTGCGGATGGGAACACTCATGAGGAAaatggggagcaggaggctgacAGTGAGgtagatgaagaagaggaagaaggaggaggagaggaggaggaggaagaggaaggcgatggtgaggaagaggatggagatgaagatgaggaggctgaggcagcTGAAGATGATGAGGATGACAGTGTTGACACCAAGAAGCAGAAGACCGATGAGGATGACTAG
- the GPR135 gene encoding G-protein coupled receptor 135, which yields MEPVCMALLGSPRPGAPSAAGTPGGPSSAGTAAAVPSFSTVATAAAAALGNRSDGSEGDITGATAGGGLGWPGAAGAAGAAERPPMRPEAAQLLTHGAAVAAQALVLLLIFLLSSLGNCAVMGVIVKHRQLRTVTNAFILSLSLSDLLTALLCLPAAFLDLFTPPGGSAPAAAAAAAAAGPWHGFCTASRFFSSCFGIVSTLSVALISLDRYCAIVRPPREKIGRRRALQLLAGAWLLALSCSLPWELLRAPRAPPAAQSFHGCLYRTSPDPAQLGAAYSVGLVVACYLLPFLLMCFCHYHICKAVRLSGVRVRPVSTYARVLRFFSEVRTATTVLVMIVFVICCWGPYCFLVLLAAARQAQATQAPSLLNVVAVWLTWANGAINPVIYAIRNPNISMLLGRSREEGYRTRNMDASLPDQGPGPQARNQYASRLGACSRATASHPTSGVAGDMALWARKTPVVLFCREGPPEPVTALAKQPPPEARDTSL from the coding sequence ATGGAGCCAGTGTGCATGGCCTTGTTGGGCAGCCCGCGCCCCGGCGCCCCCTCCGCGGCCGGCACACCTGGCGGGCCTTCCTCCGCGGGGACGGCGGCGGCCGTGCCCTCCTTCAGCACCGTGGCTACCGCGGCGGCCGCGGCGCTGGGGAACCGGAGCGACGGGAGCGAGGGCGACATCACTGGCGCCACGGCTGGCGGCGGCCTCGGCTGgcctggggcggcgggggcggcgggggcggcggagagGCCGCCGATGCGCCCCGAGGCGGCGCAGCTGCTAACGCACGGGGCGGCCGTGGCGGCGCAGGCGCTGGTCCTGCTGCTCATCTTCCTGCTGTCTAGCCTGGGCAACTGCGCCGTGATGGGGGTGATCGTGAAGCACCGGCAGCTCCGCACCGTCACCAACGCCTTCATCCTGTCCCTGTCCTTGTCGGATCTGCTCAcggccctgctctgcctgcccGCCGCCTTCCTAGACCTCTTCACGCCGCCCGGGGGCTcagcgcccgccgccgccgccgccgccgccgccgccgggccctGGCACGGCTTCTGCACCGCCAGCCGCTTCTTCAGCTCGTGCTTTGGCATCGTCTCCACGCTCAGCGTGGCCCTCATCTCGCTGGACCGCTACTGCGCCATCGTGCGGCCGCCCCGGGAGAAGATCGGTCGCCGGCGCGCGCTGCAGCTGCTGGCgggggcctggctgctggccctgagctgctccctgccctgggagcTGCTCCGcgcgccccgcgcgccccccgcGGCGCAGAGCTTCCACGGCTGCCTCTACCGCACGTCCCCGGACCCCGCGCAGCTGGGCGCGGCCTACAGCGTGGGGCTCGTGGTCGCCTGCTACCTGCTGCCTTTCCTGCTCATGTGCTTCTGCCACTATCACATCTGCAAGGCCGTGCGCCTGTCGGGGGTGCGCGTGCGGCCCGTGAGCACCTACGCGCGCGTGCTGCGCTTCTTCAGCGAGGTGCGCACCGCCACCACCGTCCTGGTCATGATCGTCTTCGTCATCTGCTGCTGGGGACCCTACTGCTTCCTGGTGCTGCTGGCTGCTGCCCGTCAGGCCCAGGCCACGCAGGCCCCCTCGCTCCTCAACGTGGTGGCCGTCTGGCTGACTTGGGCCAATGGGGCCATCAACCCTGTCATCTATGCCATTCGCAACCCCAACATATCCATGCTGCTAGGGCGCAGTCGGGAAGAGGGTTACCGGACTAGGAACATGGACGCTTCCctgcccgaccagggcccgggcccgcAGGCCAGAAACCAGTACGCCAGCCGGCTGGGGGCCTGCAGCAGGGCGACCGCTTCCCATCCGACCAGCGGGGTGGCTGGGGACATGGCCTTGTGGGCCCGTAAAACGCCAGTTGTACTTTTCTGCCGGGAAGGGCCGCCGGAACCGGTGACAGCATTGGCCAAACAGCCTCCACCTGAAGCCAGGGATACCAGCCTCTAA